From a single Alkalihalophilus pseudofirmus genomic region:
- a CDS encoding C40 family peptidase, whose protein sequence is MKVLFFIFIYIASVSFAADTHASSGTKIDAAGIQVGDILYFKHTEATYMGNGRFISKKGLVEIDLADPFWAASYIGRKHRSSTSTVAANTKTTGSTLASRATSLIGTPYNQRGETPRDGFSTGSFVHYVYKDVTGSLLSKIPLRQKEAGTPMKRSELAPGDLVFFQGSSSVISGIYVGNQEFVIAASNGVAKRHLDRDSYYANSYVGAVRYSRDELRLSHPRRYENHEHPAVREAMRYIHTPYVLTGNTLAGFDCSYLIQMAFADGLDVHLPRITYNQWEVGPTVLDGKIDFKRQSLDDLIRPGDAIYFSNTWQPGISHVGIYLGQNYMVHASGDEGETTISYIASYWQERMTGVKRFDDLTLRLDHPVVQKASALLGTPYALNGMDPETGFDTGNLVQYIYKESVGLDLPRFGSQQILTGVEVTEPERGDLLFFQGSSIIPAVYVGNGQMVVMTQLQGATIIDYKKSDYWAPRYIGARRVL, encoded by the coding sequence TTGAAAGTACTTTTTTTCATTTTTATATATATCGCAAGTGTCAGTTTCGCTGCAGACACGCATGCCAGTTCAGGCACAAAGATTGATGCAGCAGGGATTCAGGTTGGTGATATTCTTTATTTTAAGCACACCGAAGCCACCTATATGGGCAACGGGCGCTTCATTAGTAAGAAAGGCCTTGTTGAAATTGATCTGGCTGATCCATTTTGGGCCGCTTCCTACATTGGAAGAAAACATCGTAGTTCTACAAGTACTGTTGCTGCGAATACAAAAACGACCGGTTCTACTCTTGCAAGCCGTGCCACTTCCTTAATCGGCACACCATATAATCAGCGCGGCGAGACACCGCGTGACGGGTTTTCTACCGGCAGCTTTGTTCATTACGTGTATAAAGATGTCACAGGCAGCCTGCTTTCTAAAATTCCGTTACGGCAAAAAGAAGCCGGCACTCCGATGAAGCGGTCTGAGCTTGCACCTGGCGACCTTGTTTTCTTTCAAGGGTCAAGCAGCGTGATAAGCGGCATCTATGTCGGCAACCAAGAATTTGTGATTGCTGCTTCTAACGGTGTCGCTAAACGTCATCTTGACCGTGACTCTTATTACGCCAACTCGTATGTTGGTGCTGTTCGCTACTCTCGTGATGAGCTTCGTCTCAGCCACCCGAGAAGGTATGAGAATCACGAGCATCCGGCAGTACGTGAGGCGATGAGGTATATCCATACCCCGTATGTGTTAACCGGCAATACACTCGCTGGTTTTGACTGCTCCTACTTAATTCAAATGGCCTTTGCCGACGGACTTGATGTCCACCTCCCAAGGATTACGTATAATCAGTGGGAAGTAGGCCCGACCGTCTTAGATGGCAAAATTGATTTTAAACGTCAGTCCCTTGATGATTTGATTCGTCCGGGTGATGCGATTTATTTCTCAAATACTTGGCAGCCCGGCATCTCTCATGTCGGCATTTATCTCGGCCAGAACTACATGGTTCACGCCTCAGGTGACGAGGGTGAGACGACAATCAGCTATATTGCCTCGTACTGGCAGGAGCGGATGACGGGTGTGAAGCGTTTTGATGATTTAACCCTTCGTCTTGATCATCCAGTCGTGCAAAAAGCGAGCGCTCTGCTTGGCACACCGTATGCTCTTAATGGCATGGATCCTGAAACTGGCTTTGATACAGGCAATCTCGTGCAGTACATTTACAAAGAAAGTGTCGGACTTGACCTGCCGCGCTTCGGTTCTCAGCAAATCCTCACTGGTGTTGAGGTGACTGAGCCTGAACGGGGAGACCTCCTCTTCTTCCAAGGAAGCTCGATCATTCCTGCTGTGTATGTTGGCAACGGACAAATGGTTGTGATGACTCAGCTGCAAGGTGCCACAATTATTGATTATAAGAAAAGCGACTACTGGGCGCCTCGTTATATCGGCGCAAGACGCGTTCTATAG
- a CDS encoding glycosyltransferase: protein MNSILIAIMIFFWVLLLFYSLLTIAGVYFRIKKETHNELNFYPSVSILIPAFNEEIVIEETLCAMSKLSYPGELNIYLLDDSSTDNTAKIAQDFQQTFSRLHYIKVPPGEPRGKSRVLNHGLSLINSKYFLVYDADNQPEIDAVRLLVEKAETVEGAVGSVGYVKTKNADKNLLTRMIALEFQVFQLLMQCGRWQLLKLGSLAGTNMLLNKAIITELGGYDEYALAEDAELTIRLTAKGYLLPVVPLSRTWEQEPETVKAFIKQRTRWLIGNIYLLEKVFLSKDFWKNKAFHHAIQHLVVYLFFAILLIFSHVFLIGSIFNVFEPNYAAPVLMLWFMSYIVYTSQLVGAIVIDRNIGPINVIVAMIMYFTYAQLFVILLGRSAVMYFWKRFIRKETIQWDKTNRFKNRAA from the coding sequence ATGAATAGTATACTAATAGCTATTATGATCTTTTTTTGGGTCTTACTTCTGTTTTATTCGTTACTAACAATTGCTGGTGTCTACTTTCGTATAAAGAAGGAAACTCATAATGAATTAAACTTCTACCCTTCTGTATCGATCTTAATACCTGCATTTAATGAAGAGATTGTTATAGAAGAAACTTTGTGTGCAATGAGCAAGCTCTCTTATCCAGGCGAATTAAATATTTATCTATTAGATGATAGTTCAACTGATAACACCGCAAAAATTGCTCAGGATTTCCAACAAACTTTTAGCCGCCTTCATTATATAAAGGTCCCACCCGGTGAGCCAAGAGGTAAGTCGCGCGTTTTAAATCATGGATTGTCCCTTATTAATTCTAAATATTTTCTAGTGTATGATGCTGATAATCAGCCAGAAATTGATGCTGTAAGACTTTTAGTAGAAAAAGCAGAAACTGTTGAGGGAGCTGTAGGATCAGTTGGTTATGTCAAAACTAAAAATGCAGACAAGAATCTATTGACCCGTATGATAGCATTAGAATTTCAAGTCTTTCAGCTCCTAATGCAATGTGGTAGATGGCAACTACTTAAACTAGGTTCACTTGCGGGTACTAATATGTTGCTAAATAAGGCTATTATCACTGAATTAGGTGGATATGATGAATATGCTTTAGCGGAGGATGCTGAATTGACTATTAGGTTAACCGCTAAAGGTTATCTGCTACCCGTAGTCCCGTTATCAAGAACCTGGGAGCAAGAGCCAGAAACAGTTAAGGCATTTATTAAGCAACGAACTAGATGGTTAATTGGAAATATATATTTACTCGAGAAGGTATTTTTATCTAAGGATTTTTGGAAGAACAAAGCCTTTCATCACGCTATACAACACCTAGTAGTATATCTATTTTTTGCTATTCTCTTAATCTTCTCTCACGTATTCTTGATAGGAAGTATATTTAATGTTTTTGAACCGAACTATGCAGCACCTGTATTAATGCTTTGGTTCATGAGCTATATAGTCTACACTTCTCAATTGGTAGGAGCTATAGTGATAGATCGTAACATAGGTCCTATAAACGTTATTGTAGCAATGATTATGTATTTTACTTATGCCCAACTATTTGTCATACTACTTGGTCGTAGTGCAGTAATGTATTTTTGGAAAAGGTTTATTAGAAAAGAAACGATTCAATGGGACAAAACAAATCGCTTTAAGAACAGAGCTGCTTGA
- a CDS encoding SGNH/GDSL hydrolase family protein: MLNLLKSIVPLAAVGVLLVALYMFKHDDMLTEVEAGAIDYFYTELEQQEMLAESLGEALDHPRYAEKKDQIIAKYKNNQTISIAVIGSDAHAQGEIFENGQTIQIPSWPDLAEEELNELYGEETFDIQYLSGYKDLTTSEFYAGEALQQIEAMNPDIIVFEPFLLNDHSTVPLDKTMMNLSSIVSAIDAQIGSYVILQPSHPLYKPEFYQEQVDALERFAQEEDLPYLNHWDTWPLTNDQEIGQYLVELPDGKFRPNKKGHTVWSEKIVDYFAGNE; the protein is encoded by the coding sequence ATGTTGAATTTATTAAAATCAATCGTGCCGCTCGCAGCAGTAGGTGTGCTGCTTGTGGCCCTCTATATGTTCAAACACGATGATATGCTGACAGAAGTAGAAGCAGGCGCAATCGATTATTTCTACACAGAGCTTGAGCAGCAAGAGATGTTGGCTGAATCACTAGGTGAAGCCCTTGATCATCCAAGATATGCAGAGAAAAAAGACCAGATCATCGCAAAATATAAAAACAACCAAACAATCTCAATCGCGGTCATCGGCTCCGATGCCCACGCACAAGGTGAAATCTTTGAAAATGGTCAAACGATTCAAATTCCATCATGGCCAGACTTAGCTGAAGAAGAGTTGAATGAATTATACGGCGAGGAAACATTTGATATTCAATATCTCTCAGGCTATAAAGACCTGACAACAAGCGAGTTCTACGCAGGTGAAGCCCTGCAGCAAATTGAAGCGATGAACCCAGATATCATTGTATTCGAGCCGTTTTTACTAAATGACCACTCAACTGTGCCGCTCGATAAAACGATGATGAATCTATCATCGATCGTGAGCGCCATCGATGCACAAATCGGCTCTTATGTGATCTTGCAGCCATCGCACCCGCTCTACAAACCAGAATTCTATCAAGAGCAGGTTGACGCATTAGAGAGATTTGCACAAGAAGAAGACCTCCCGTATCTTAATCACTGGGATACGTGGCCATTAACAAATGACCAAGAAATTGGTCAATATCTAGTTGAACTCCCAGACGGAAAATTCCGCCCAAATAAAAAAGGACACACTGTCTGGAGCGAAAAAATTGTCGATTATTTCGCGGGAAATGAATAA
- the ggt gene encoding gamma-glutamyltransferase yields the protein MIFLIVGDRGGEQETGDLSLPDEEVEQVKHKEGYGVSSSNPVAVEVGMRVLEQGGNAVDAAVAVSFALGVAEPYGSGLGGGGTMLVLPKPDAEPVVYDYRETAPRDGRKNSTGVPGLVKGMHEVHHDYGVKSLYDLLEPSIDIAEGGFVVDTYLSQRIHGARHRIDQDAASHFFPDDEAIKGGETLRQEDLAETLKRLQEYGLNDFYEGDIAEEIANNYSDVSKRDLEEYEVVKTKAAKGSFYGYDVYTAGPPTAGITLIQMLQMAEAYKLDRIDKTSADYIHLLGEMAKQAYNDRLSNISDPKFTEVDTEKLASEKYSSKMASEISTDELSASFDVNDTPADENNHNNTTHFVVMDQDGMVVSATNTLSNFFGSGNMVEGFFLNNQLANFSSNDKSPNAYEPQKSPRSFITPTIVRSEDGDDVMGIGTPGGRRIPQILTQVMISAMFDDISIQEALDQPRFIVEDDEIFIEEDMPDSIVSDLRNKGYLVKINNSDMFYGGVQVLSKFGEDGEVTGAADKRRSGVWKARSTE from the coding sequence TTGATTTTTTTAATTGTAGGAGACCGAGGCGGCGAACAAGAAACAGGCGACTTATCCTTGCCTGATGAAGAGGTGGAACAAGTGAAACATAAAGAAGGCTACGGCGTGAGCTCATCCAATCCGGTTGCCGTCGAAGTCGGGATGCGCGTGCTTGAGCAAGGCGGCAATGCAGTTGATGCTGCGGTCGCTGTATCCTTTGCGCTTGGCGTTGCCGAGCCATATGGATCCGGACTTGGCGGAGGCGGGACGATGCTAGTTCTGCCGAAACCAGACGCAGAGCCTGTCGTCTATGATTACCGAGAAACAGCCCCGAGAGATGGGAGGAAAAACAGCACCGGTGTACCTGGTCTTGTAAAAGGAATGCATGAGGTACATCACGATTACGGGGTGAAAAGTTTATATGATTTGCTCGAACCGTCAATCGACATTGCTGAAGGCGGGTTTGTAGTCGATACGTATTTAAGCCAGAGAATTCACGGCGCAAGGCACCGAATTGACCAGGATGCTGCGAGTCACTTTTTTCCTGATGATGAAGCAATTAAGGGAGGAGAGACGTTAAGGCAGGAGGACCTGGCTGAAACGTTGAAACGACTGCAGGAATACGGGTTAAATGATTTTTATGAAGGCGATATTGCCGAGGAGATTGCAAATAACTACTCTGATGTTTCAAAGCGTGACTTAGAAGAATACGAAGTTGTGAAAACGAAAGCCGCCAAAGGCAGCTTCTACGGCTATGACGTGTACACGGCAGGACCGCCGACAGCTGGGATCACCCTGATTCAAATGCTGCAGATGGCCGAAGCGTACAAGCTCGACCGGATTGATAAAACATCAGCGGACTATATTCACCTGCTCGGTGAGATGGCTAAGCAAGCATACAATGACCGCTTGTCTAATATCAGCGACCCGAAATTTACGGAAGTTGATACTGAAAAACTGGCAAGCGAGAAGTATTCAAGCAAGATGGCATCAGAGATCTCAACAGATGAGCTATCAGCTTCATTTGATGTAAACGACACACCGGCTGATGAAAATAATCATAATAACACGACTCATTTTGTAGTGATGGACCAGGACGGCATGGTCGTTTCAGCGACAAATACATTAAGTAACTTTTTCGGTTCAGGCAACATGGTGGAAGGCTTCTTTTTAAATAATCAATTAGCCAATTTCAGCTCAAATGATAAGTCACCGAATGCCTACGAGCCGCAAAAAAGCCCAAGAAGCTTTATCACACCGACTATTGTTAGAAGTGAAGACGGTGACGATGTAATGGGAATCGGCACCCCTGGCGGCAGACGGATCCCGCAAATATTAACACAAGTGATGATCAGCGCGATGTTTGATGACATCTCAATTCAGGAGGCGCTCGATCAGCCGCGCTTTATTGTAGAAGATGATGAGATCTTTATCGAAGAAGACATGCCGGATTCCATCGTCTCAGATCTTCGCAATAAAGGCTATCTTGTCAAAATTAATAACTCAGATATGTTCTATGGCGGCGTACAGGTGTTATCGAAATTTGGAGAAGACGGAGAAGTGACCGGAGCCGCGGATAAAAGACGCTCAGGCGTATGGAAAGCAAGAAGCACGGAATAA
- a CDS encoding STAS domain-containing protein: MNDETYMNKEVEEFKSMLIEKEELIKDLSAPIIPSIIPKTILVPLTGALTYERFATIQEIILTRIPHEKADSVIIDFTAISYREVGDLGMEQLGERITQLRNSMRLMGVETIFTGFSSAFVQEIIRSGIDTSQLVVHSTFRTGLQYLMKKKGLALVEVGDK; the protein is encoded by the coding sequence ATGAACGACGAAACATACATGAATAAAGAAGTCGAGGAATTTAAGAGTATGTTAATAGAAAAAGAAGAATTAATAAAAGATCTCTCAGCACCTATTATCCCGTCAATCATTCCTAAAACAATCCTCGTTCCGCTAACAGGAGCTCTCACATATGAACGTTTTGCCACTATCCAGGAAATAATATTAACCCGCATTCCACACGAGAAGGCGGATTCGGTGATTATAGATTTTACGGCGATAAGTTATCGCGAAGTTGGGGATCTTGGAATGGAGCAGCTTGGCGAACGAATTACCCAGCTGAGAAATTCGATGCGTTTAATGGGCGTAGAGACGATCTTTACTGGATTTTCTTCTGCATTTGTTCAAGAGATCATCCGCTCAGGTATAGATACGAGCCAATTAGTTGTACATTCGACTTTCCGGACGGGTCTACAGTATTTGATGAAAAAGAAAGGTTTGGCGTTAGTAGAGGTTGGAGACAAATAA
- a CDS encoding CapA family protein gives MSQKRKLTFPEKVLMSTKKHKVHAKKHSIIAFIICFIILASTSFIRQADVPTVAKEDDSVFTASLVGDIMFGRHVEKVAERHGYDHMFAYTKPYFEAADYVTGNLTSPVLDEESSKPLSEEEISSLVADKEAIKTLEDADFSVVNLANNHSFEIDSPQTKETLEAIDESDVEAVGVATDYDAAQGVSYTKHNGLEVATVGVTDVVAPSNAAAVLTTDPNEALPLIREARSQADLVVVHVHAGQEYDSSPTTRQETLMKAFADAGADIVIGHYPHVLQSVDVYNDTLILYSIGNFVFDQGWTRTRDTAIAQYNLKEDGTAEVELVPFRIYEAQPKPVEGALSFYHRGKIFRQLTKDTENTESIKQQDDRLIFEVDHSHVLARMDDAR, from the coding sequence ATGAGTCAAAAACGTAAACTGACCTTCCCGGAAAAAGTGTTAATGAGCACGAAGAAGCATAAAGTGCATGCTAAAAAACATTCCATCATCGCATTCATCATATGTTTTATCATTTTAGCGAGTACCAGCTTCATTCGCCAGGCTGACGTGCCGACTGTGGCCAAAGAAGACGATTCAGTCTTTACGGCCTCGCTTGTGGGTGACATTATGTTTGGCCGGCATGTTGAAAAAGTAGCCGAACGACATGGCTATGATCATATGTTTGCTTATACAAAGCCATACTTTGAAGCAGCCGACTATGTGACAGGGAACTTAACAAGTCCAGTGCTCGATGAAGAAAGCTCAAAGCCGTTAAGTGAAGAAGAGATTTCAAGCTTAGTGGCTGATAAAGAGGCAATCAAAACGCTAGAAGACGCGGACTTTTCTGTCGTCAATCTAGCAAACAATCATTCATTTGAAATTGATTCGCCGCAAACGAAAGAAACATTAGAAGCAATCGATGAATCTGATGTGGAAGCAGTTGGAGTCGCAACGGATTATGACGCGGCCCAAGGCGTGTCATATACAAAACATAACGGGCTTGAAGTCGCAACAGTCGGGGTAACCGATGTTGTCGCGCCGTCAAATGCAGCAGCTGTCTTAACAACGGACCCAAACGAGGCACTGCCGTTAATTCGCGAGGCACGAAGCCAAGCTGATCTAGTGGTTGTGCATGTTCATGCCGGACAGGAGTATGACAGCTCACCGACAACACGTCAGGAAACGTTAATGAAAGCTTTCGCTGATGCCGGTGCTGATATTGTGATCGGGCACTATCCGCATGTGCTGCAATCAGTGGATGTGTACAATGACACGTTAATCTTGTATTCAATCGGAAACTTCGTCTTTGACCAAGGCTGGACGCGCACACGTGATACGGCTATTGCGCAGTACAACCTAAAAGAAGATGGGACAGCTGAAGTCGAGCTCGTTCCATTCCGTATTTACGAAGCGCAGCCGAAGCCGGTGGAAGGAGCGCTCAGCTTCTATCACCGCGGCAAGATTTTCAGACAGCTGACAAAGGATACGGAAAATACAGAGAGCATCAAACAACAGGATGATCGCCTGATTTTTGAAGTCGATCACAGTCATGTGCTGGCCCGTATGGATGATGCAAGATAA
- the pgsC gene encoding poly-gamma-glutamate biosynthesis protein PgsC: protein MFGTDLYVALVIGVVLSLVYAEKTGIMPAGLIVPGYLALVFDQPVFLIMIFAISFLTYLIVVYGISKITILYGRRKFAAMLTTGIVLKLVFDFFYPVMPFEIHEFRGLGVIVPGLIANTIQKQGVTPTVLSTLALSGITFAIISLFYLL, encoded by the coding sequence GTGTTTGGTACTGATTTATATGTGGCACTCGTAATTGGTGTCGTACTGAGCTTGGTCTATGCCGAGAAAACCGGCATCATGCCGGCAGGGCTGATTGTGCCTGGGTATTTGGCGCTTGTATTTGACCAGCCAGTATTTTTAATCATGATTTTTGCAATTAGTTTTTTAACCTACTTAATTGTTGTGTACGGAATTTCAAAAATAACGATTTTATATGGCCGCAGAAAGTTCGCGGCAATGCTTACGACGGGGATTGTGTTGAAACTCGTCTTCGACTTCTTCTATCCGGTCATGCCCTTTGAGATCCATGAGTTTAGGGGTCTCGGCGTCATCGTGCCCGGATTAATTGCAAACACTATTCAAAAACAAGGTGTGACGCCGACTGTATTAAGTACACTCGCACTAAGCGGGATCACATTTGCGATTATTTCGCTGTTTTACTTACTGTAG
- a CDS encoding peptidoglycan-binding protein — protein sequence MTKPLYVDKPHVQNSSASNMKRIVLSSSFATGLFFTSPLLSEAALGDQALSEGMNDPDVKDLQKALKDRGHFNYHTATGYYGSITTEAVKAFQKANGLPATGNADLATLAQLTEDTQVSVSQASVSSSAASGTLQSNQVLRQGTTSGAVQELQQLLARTGHFNSNATGYYGRVTTEAVRAFQRQHNLSVDGIAGPQTITTLQNVNGRGSAAAPSQPAASAPTQAVSSQPTLRLNNQGDAVSSLQQKLKDLGYYTTSITGTFGPQTDSAVRDFQRAHNLAADGIVGANTYRALENARPKAQAPSTPPQAAAPDSSQQTSASSSILRIGTTSAAVTNMQAQLRTIGLFGQAPTGYYGTVTEQAVRAFQRQQGLTVDGIAGPATLGKLQQLAGTPSSTPSNGGGSSVGGFNMMNLIADASEQIGTPYVWGGTTASGFDCSGFIQFVFSKNGVQTPRTVAQMWSQGKSVSLPSVGDLVFFDINGTGASHAGIYIGSNQFIHSGSSTGVTIARTDTKYWNDRYIGAKRMH from the coding sequence TTGACGAAACCGTTATATGTGGACAAGCCACACGTACAAAATTCATCAGCATCAAACATGAAACGCATCGTCTTATCATCTTCTTTTGCCACGGGACTCTTTTTCACTTCGCCGCTCTTAAGTGAAGCGGCCCTTGGAGATCAAGCGCTCTCAGAAGGAATGAACGACCCTGATGTAAAAGACTTGCAAAAAGCATTAAAAGATCGCGGCCATTTTAATTACCACACGGCAACAGGTTATTATGGCTCTATTACAACAGAAGCGGTGAAAGCCTTCCAAAAAGCGAATGGCCTTCCGGCTACAGGTAATGCTGATCTGGCCACTCTTGCGCAGCTTACAGAGGATACTCAGGTGAGTGTAAGTCAAGCAAGTGTATCTTCATCAGCTGCAAGCGGGACATTGCAGTCAAATCAAGTACTTAGACAAGGAACAACAAGCGGAGCGGTTCAAGAATTACAGCAGCTGCTTGCGCGCACAGGTCACTTCAATTCTAACGCTACAGGCTATTACGGCCGGGTAACAACAGAAGCGGTCAGAGCGTTCCAAAGACAGCATAACTTATCTGTGGATGGAATCGCTGGACCGCAGACGATTACAACGCTTCAAAACGTGAATGGGCGCGGTTCGGCTGCAGCACCATCTCAACCAGCGGCAAGTGCACCAACCCAGGCAGTATCTTCTCAACCTACTTTGAGATTGAATAACCAAGGGGATGCCGTATCTTCTTTGCAGCAAAAATTAAAAGATTTAGGGTACTATACTACTTCTATAACCGGTACGTTTGGACCTCAAACCGATTCTGCCGTAAGGGATTTCCAACGCGCACATAATTTAGCAGCAGACGGCATTGTAGGAGCGAATACATATCGTGCATTGGAAAATGCAAGGCCTAAAGCTCAAGCGCCATCCACACCGCCACAAGCAGCCGCACCTGATTCATCGCAGCAAACAAGTGCGAGCTCAAGCATCCTTCGTATAGGCACCACTAGTGCGGCCGTTACTAATATGCAGGCACAGTTACGCACAATTGGCTTATTCGGACAAGCTCCAACTGGCTATTATGGAACCGTAACCGAGCAAGCTGTGCGTGCGTTTCAGCGTCAACAGGGATTAACGGTAGACGGTATCGCTGGACCTGCTACATTAGGCAAATTGCAACAACTAGCTGGAACTCCTTCCTCTACACCGAGTAACGGCGGGGGAAGTAGTGTGGGTGGTTTTAACATGATGAATTTGATTGCAGATGCGTCTGAGCAGATTGGGACACCTTACGTCTGGGGCGGGACAACGGCTTCGGGATTTGACTGCAGCGGGTTTATCCAATTTGTCTTCTCGAAAAATGGGGTTCAGACACCACGTACAGTGGCGCAGATGTGGTCACAAGGAAAGTCAGTAAGCCTGCCAAGTGTTGGAGATCTCGTATTCTTTGATATTAACGGAACAGGCGCGTCTCATGCGGGAATCTATATTGGGAGCAACCAATTTATTCATAGCGGATCTTCCACTGGAGTGACAATTGCAAGAACAGATACTAAGTATTGGAATGACCGTTATATAGGTGCTAAACGAATGCATTAA
- a CDS encoding N-acetylmuramoyl-L-alanine amidase has translation MRKVTLMLLIVSMIASSFLLDTRVAEASAPFSDMPNTGQATIERLVKDGILVGNPDGTLRPHEQVTRAEAVTMIGRALKLNGTQRATKFSDVPANHYASGYIATGTDMGLIAGTSATTFSPRNPVTRAQMAVFLQRAFNLNETRQDVIYRDVNPSTFGANAINAITTAGISVGYPDGSFKPNSGTTRLEYILFLGRALYADMKLPEYKPNPDVLDQFATKAVVFNAPSGLNVRSGPGTEHASIGRLANGAEVNYYNVIGNWAAFTYNGDIAYVSLSYLRTPSTGGSGSLAGKTIVVDAGHGGHDPGAVAASNGLREKDFNLAVALKLQRRLEAAGARVIMTRTTDVFLTLTERANIANRNSADAFISIHANAGPSSAHGSETYWNRNHASADSKRLAESIQSEMIAKLNTRNRGVKEGNFTVIQTSRMASVLVEVGFLSNAEEARKLASNSFQEDAAEAIFQGTVKFFR, from the coding sequence ATGCGTAAGGTTACACTTATGCTGCTAATCGTTTCCATGATCGCATCTTCCTTCCTGCTTGACACTAGGGTGGCGGAGGCAAGTGCTCCATTTTCGGATATGCCGAATACTGGACAAGCTACGATCGAACGGTTAGTAAAAGACGGAATTTTAGTGGGGAACCCTGATGGGACGCTTAGACCTCACGAGCAAGTAACAAGAGCAGAAGCAGTAACAATGATTGGACGTGCTCTAAAGTTAAATGGAACACAAAGAGCTACTAAGTTCTCAGATGTACCAGCTAACCATTATGCTTCAGGCTATATCGCGACAGGAACAGATATGGGATTAATAGCAGGGACGAGTGCGACGACATTCTCGCCAAGAAACCCAGTAACCCGCGCTCAAATGGCGGTATTCTTGCAGCGTGCTTTTAACCTCAACGAAACGCGCCAAGACGTAATCTATCGTGATGTGAATCCATCTACTTTTGGAGCAAACGCAATTAATGCAATCACAACAGCTGGAATTTCAGTTGGTTATCCAGATGGATCATTTAAACCAAACAGCGGTACAACTCGTTTAGAGTACATCTTATTCTTAGGCCGTGCGTTATACGCAGATATGAAGCTGCCTGAGTATAAGCCAAACCCTGATGTACTTGATCAATTTGCAACAAAAGCAGTTGTCTTCAATGCACCATCAGGTTTAAATGTGCGTTCCGGTCCCGGAACAGAACATGCATCAATCGGACGTTTAGCAAATGGGGCGGAAGTAAACTACTATAATGTAATTGGGAACTGGGCAGCATTTACATATAATGGTGACATTGCTTATGTTTCATTATCGTATTTACGCACACCGTCAACAGGTGGTTCTGGATCACTTGCAGGGAAAACGATCGTTGTCGATGCAGGACACGGCGGGCATGACCCAGGTGCAGTAGCCGCATCAAATGGACTTCGTGAAAAAGACTTTAACTTAGCCGTCGCGTTGAAATTACAACGCCGCTTAGAGGCAGCAGGTGCAAGAGTAATTATGACACGTACGACAGATGTATTTTTAACACTGACAGAACGTGCAAATATCGCAAACCGCAACAGTGCTGATGCTTTCATTAGTATCCATGCGAATGCAGGCCCTTCATCAGCTCATGGGTCTGAGACCTACTGGAACAGAAACCATGCAAGCGCAGACAGTAAGCGTCTAGCAGAAAGCATTCAAAGCGAAATGATTGCTAAGCTTAACACGCGCAACCGCGGCGTAAAAGAAGGAAACTTCACCGTCATTCAAACATCAAGAATGGCGAGTGTACTAGTTGAAGTTGGTTTCCTCTCTAATGCAGAAGAAGCTCGTAAACTAGCATCAAACTCCTTCCAAGAAGACGCTGCAGAAGCGATCTTCCAAGGAACAGTGAAGTTTTTCCGTTAA